GATGCGGTAATAGGAAGTATGCTTCCTGCATTGACAATCGTAGTACTGCCTTGTGCAGGATTGGAAGCTGTAATTTGAAAAGTACCTACTTCAAGGTAAATATCCTGTGATTTTTTATCTCCGTTCGCATTTTTGGCTTTGACCAATAAACCGATTTTTCCAATACCAGTACGGTTATAAAAAGTGGTAGGGACAATGGTTTTAGTATAGGTGTCGTTGGCTGCATTATAGGTAAACTTATTCGTTTCCGACGAATTTTCCCAGCTGCCATTGGTTGGGCAGTCGATACTGTTAGTATCATTAAGGTCATAGGACCAGCTCCATAGGTAGAGCGCATTTCCGGTAATACCCCAGGCAGCTTCATTGACGCTACTGCCGTTGATAGTAAGGGTGACTGACTGCGTTTCATCAAAGGAGGCGGGGGTAGCATTATAGGTCACGGTTTGGACCTGTGCCCATCCAAAGAAGGAAACCAGACAAAGTAAAAAAGTAATTTTTTTCATATAGGGGTGGGGATTTAAAAAAGGGCTGTTAAGTAACAGCCCTTTGGTTTTAAATGTATTCTATATTATTGCAATGTGATAGTATAAGTATACGCTCTTGGATTGCTTAAGTCAAGTGTGATAACGTATGTTCCTGCAGTAGCAACACCGATATTGGCACCGGAATATACCAGTGTTCCATCAGAAGCATTTGCAACAGTATCACCAAGATTTAAATCCCAGGCATTATTTGCTCTGAATTTCCATCCGTTATCCGGAGCGTTTTGTGCTGTAAGTGCTACTGTAAGCGTCCATTTTTTAGTGGCAGCATCGTAGGTCATTGGCGTACTGTTTTCCCAACCCCCTGGTGTTGAATTACCAATGATTCCCCAGTTAGTCTGTGTCAGACTATACGTTAATAAACTTGGATTGGCTTTTACCAAATAGTATCCGGCTGTTGCAGTAATATTTCCAGCGGTTGCAGATAATACACCATCAGAAGCCGTACTTCCGTAGTTTGTTCCGTTCTCGTTTGGCTGAGTAGCGAATTTAAATCCATTATCTGGAGAAGTGATTGTGTTGGCAATATACATGTAGCCTTCAAATTCGAAATTACCGTAGGCTAAAGATTTCAATTGTGGCGCAGTCTCATAGCTAAAGTTTGCACCATAGCCACTTTCAGCCTGGTATCCGCCAGGGATCCATAATCGTGGCGTTTCAGTAGTATAAGGTGTTATGATCATTTCCACGGCATTACTATACATTACCACATCGCCAACATAGGCTTTGATACGTACCTCAAAGTTAGCGGTTTCATAAGGTGTAGCACCCAAAGTCAGCAATGCTGCATTTAAAATACTATGGGAAGCAGCAAACTGAAGTGTCCCGGATGTGATTCCTACAGTAGTAGGAGTAGCAAAATTCTGTCCCTGTGTATCGATTTGAATCGCATAGTTTGGAATAATCCCAGCACCTAAATTAGCGGCACTCCATACGAAACGTTCTGCAAGCTGATCCATCGTATCAGGATTCAGTGTATATACGTTTCCTGTTTCTGGTGCCTCCAATACAGGGGCATCAATCCCTTGGACAACTGGACGGTCCTGTACATCATCAGTGTTACACGACAAAGCGAGTAAGGCAAATAATGCTATAAATGATTTTGTTATATTTTTCATGGTATAAAATAATTAGTTTTTATTAATATCCTGGATTTTGTATCAGTTTAGGGTTGGCTGCCAGTGCATTGGAAGGAATTGGGAAAATACTACGGAAACTTGGTGTTGGATTTCCACTTGGTGTATTTCCTTTCCATGGCCATACGTAGGCACCTCCGGTGAATTTACCAAAACGGATCAAATCCGTTCTGCGGTGTCCTTCCCAGTGTAATTCACGTGCTCTTTCATCCAGAATAAAATTCAGGTCAATTGACGTTACGTCTCCACTGGCATTTCCGTAAGCTCTTTCCCGAAGGCTGTTTACATAAGAAAGGCCTTGTCCTACATTGGCTCCGGTTCTTACGGCACATTCTGCATACATTAAATAAGCATCCGCAAGACGGAACATTGGGAAGTCTGTATCGACAAAATCTCCGGAAGCATCAGATCCCTGATTGCCATTGATATCCACATTTTTGAATTTTTTTATCGCATACCCATCAGCGAAATTACTCACATCACTAATTACCAGGGACTGACCGGCAGTATGGAAGTTAGAACGTGTATCCTGAGTCCCGGTCTGGAATTTATTTACAAAAGCGGAGGTTGTACGAATACCGCCCCATCCACCATTGATACCAAATTCGGCTGCAGACATAGATCCTCCTACAGGTGCATGTACCAGAAAAGTAGTACCACCATAGGTTTTAGTATTCAATCCGTCGAAAGCAACGGCAAAGATCACTTCATTCTGAGAACCGTTACGGTCATTGTCTGCTAAGAATAACTGTCTGTAGTTACTATGAATGCTGTAACCGCTATTGATCACCTCGGTCAGTAAAGGAAGTGCTTCGGTATATTTTTCGATTCCGGTATATACTTTGGAATTCATCATTAGTTTGGCATGTAACATCCAGACTGCAGCACGGTCAGCACGAGGGTATTCATTGGTTCTCGGTGCTTTTAGCAATGGTGCAATTTCAGTAAGCTCCGTATCGATGAAATCGAACATTTCCTGAGCTGTAACCTGATCCGGAAGGAAATAGGTAGTTGGGTCGTTTTCGGTTACTAAACCTACCCTTCCTCCAAATAAATCCAGGAAGTGCCAGTAGCTAAGTGCTCTTAAAAAACGAGCTTCAGCCCTGAAAACAGTAATTTCAGCTTTTTGCTCTTCTGAAACACCTCTGGAGTTCAGTTTTTCATCGGTAGTCTGGCGTAAAAATTCGTTACAGTTTTTTACCTGGAAATCCAGCCTGCTGAAAGTAGCATTGATAAAAAGATCGGAAGCCGACCAGCTTTGGTTATGAAAATCTCTAATCGTATTGTCATTCCAACCAATAATAGCCTCATCTGTTGTCAGTTCGTTCATCATCCATAATCCACGGATGTACTGGCTTGTACCTTCGTCAATTCCAGAGATATCCGGTGTTCCGGCTGGGCCATTCTGACCTGTTGTTGCCAGTCCTGCATACAGTTTGGCTAACGTTTGGCGATAAGCCGCCGGATTGCTGTACAGATCCTCAACAGAAGGATTGCCTTCGTTTGCAGGGTTGGACTGGTCTAAGTCGTCCATGCAGGAAGTGAGTAACAGCGCCAGGAATAAAATTCCTATTCGGGATAGCGTTATACTTATTTTTTTCATATCGTTTTTATTAGAAATTAACATTAAGACCTAAAGTATAGGTTCGGGGTCTTGGATAGATATTATTGTCGATACCATTTTGTACTTCAGGATCAATTCCTTTGTATCCGGTAATTACGAATACATTTTGTACAGCTCCAGTTAATCGCATTGTTGTGCCTTCTGTAAATACATTTTTAAAAGTATAGCCCAGTGTTACGTTATCCATTCTCAGGAAAGAAGCATCCTGGATGTAGTAATCTGACTCGTATCTTGGCGCACTGAAATTGGTGTCCAATATACTGGTATGTGCATTGGAAAGGTAATTCCCATTGGAAGGCAATGCCTGAGCCTGGTTTCCGAAATTAGAGAAGATGTTATTGTAATTGTAGTTGCCATAACTTCCTCTGAAACTCATAGAGATCCACCAGTTTTTGTAAGTAAAATCGGTGTTGAATCCGTAGAACATATCAGCAGATGGTTTGCGGAAACGGTATTTGTCATCTGCATTGATGATACCATCACCATTACGGTCTACGTATACACCATCCAATACTTTTCCATTAGCATCATACGCCTGTTCGTATACAAAAAATGAATTTGGAGCAAATCCTACCTGGTTGTTCTGTACTGTTGTACCAGTTCCTCCCGAAATTCCACCGACATTATAGCCTGCAAATCCAGGAGTATCAGAATTTGTCAATTTTGTTATCTCAGAATTCTGGAAGGTGATGTTAGCGCCAATGCGCCAGGAGATATCCTCTTTTTTAATTGGATAAGCCTCTAAGCTAACTTCCATACCTTTATTTTCCAGGTTTCCAATGTTGTAAAAGGCGCCATTTGAAAAGTTAACTCCTTGTGGGTTTGGAGCATATACGATCAGGTCATTGGTTTTACGTTTATATAATTCCACAGATCCTGTAATACGGTCGTTGAAAAAACCGAAGTCCAACCCTAAATTGAGAGTTTCCGTTTCTTCCCATTTCAGGTCCTGGTTGTAGGCTAAAGGAGTATAAGTCTGTACATAGATTGGGCTTCCATCGGGATTGTAGCCAATCTGGTAGGCCGCTGTTGAAGTTGACGAACGGTACAAAGGATAAGAAGGATAACGTGCTCCGGTGTCCTGTTGTCCGGTGATACCCCAGCTGGCACGTAATTTCAAATCACTTACAATAGTACTGGTCTTCAGGAAATCCTCCTGGTTGATTTTCCATGCTGCTGCTGCTGC
The Flavobacterium kingsejongi genome window above contains:
- a CDS encoding SusE domain-containing protein is translated as MKNITKSFIALFALLALSCNTDDVQDRPVVQGIDAPVLEAPETGNVYTLNPDTMDQLAERFVWSAANLGAGIIPNYAIQIDTQGQNFATPTTVGITSGTLQFAASHSILNAALLTLGATPYETANFEVRIKAYVGDVVMYSNAVEMIITPYTTETPRLWIPGGYQAESGYGANFSYETAPQLKSLAYGNFEFEGYMYIANTITSPDNGFKFATQPNENGTNYGSTASDGVLSATAGNITATAGYYLVKANPSLLTYSLTQTNWGIIGNSTPGGWENSTPMTYDAATKKWTLTVALTAQNAPDNGWKFRANNAWDLNLGDTVANASDGTLVYSGANIGVATAGTYVITLDLSNPRAYTYTITLQ
- a CDS encoding RagB/SusD family nutrient uptake outer membrane protein, yielding MKKISITLSRIGILFLALLLTSCMDDLDQSNPANEGNPSVEDLYSNPAAYRQTLAKLYAGLATTGQNGPAGTPDISGIDEGTSQYIRGLWMMNELTTDEAIIGWNDNTIRDFHNQSWSASDLFINATFSRLDFQVKNCNEFLRQTTDEKLNSRGVSEEQKAEITVFRAEARFLRALSYWHFLDLFGGRVGLVTENDPTTYFLPDQVTAQEMFDFIDTELTEIAPLLKAPRTNEYPRADRAAVWMLHAKLMMNSKVYTGIEKYTEALPLLTEVINSGYSIHSNYRQLFLADNDRNGSQNEVIFAVAFDGLNTKTYGGTTFLVHAPVGGSMSAAEFGINGGWGGIRTTSAFVNKFQTGTQDTRSNFHTAGQSLVISDVSNFADGYAIKKFKNVDINGNQGSDASGDFVDTDFPMFRLADAYLMYAECAVRTGANVGQGLSYVNSLRERAYGNASGDVTSIDLNFILDERARELHWEGHRRTDLIRFGKFTGGAYVWPWKGNTPSGNPTPSFRSIFPIPSNALAANPKLIQNPGY